ATCGTCGCCACCTTGCCCGACCGGCAGGCGCGGCAGGCCGCGCATGCGACGATGCGATCGTGGCGCCCGCCAGAGCCGCGCGCCGCCATCACGATCGACCTCGACCTCCTGCGCGAAGCCTGTTGGGACGAGTTTAGCGTCCGCATCGCCTATCGCGACAAGAGCGGGCGGCGGACCGAGCGCGAGATCCTGCCGCTGGGCCTGTCCTACAGCCCGAAGACGCTGATGCTGGTGGGCTGGTGCCTGTTGCGCGAGGCGCACCGGACGTTCGAGGTGCCGCGGATCGAGGCGCTGGCGCGCGGCGGGAGCAGTTTCCGCCCCCGCCGGGTGCAACTTCTGCGCGACTATGTCGTGCTACGGACCGCGGAGTGGAAGCGGCAGGAGGAAGAGGCGCGCCCGCGATCGTAGCGCGGCCGACACCGCTCAGTGCGGCGCGAGCCCCATCTCCACGCCGGTCTTGTCGTGGAGCGCGAAGCGGTCGATCAGGTCGGCGCTCGCCCGATTGTAGCCGACCACCTCGACCAAGCGCCCTTCGCGGCGTAGCCGGGCGACGATCTTGTCCAGCGCGCCGACACCCGAGATGTCCCAGAAATGCGCCGCGGTCACGTCGATGACGATGCGGCTGGCGCTGTCCCCGGCCTGGAAGGCGCGGGTGAACCGATCGACCGAGGCGAAGAAGATCTCGCCTGCCACACGGTAGGTCGCCTCCGTGCCGTCCGGTGATACCGATCGCTCGACCGAGAACATGCGCTGCACCTTTCCGGCGAAGAAGATGCCCGACAGCAGCACGCCGGCCAGCACGCCCAGCGACAGGTCGCGCGTGGCGACGACCACCACCACCGTCGTCAGCATGACCACCGACGACGTGGGCGGATGCCGCCGCAGGTTCGGAATCGAGTTCCAGCTGAAGGTGCCGATCGACACCATGACCATGACGGCCACCAGCGCCGGCATCGGCACCCGCCCGACGAACGGCCCCAAGACCGCCAACAGGAACAGGAGGAACGCGCCCGCGACGAAGGTCGACAGCCGCCCGCGCCCGCCCGAGGTGACGTTGATGACCGACTGGCCGATCATGGCGCAGCCGCCCATGCCGCCGAACAGTGCGGCGACGATGTTGGCGCCGCCCTGTCCGGCACATTCGCGACGCTTGTCGCTGTCGGTGTCGGTCATGTCGTCGACGATCTGCGCGGTCAGCAGCGATTCGAGCAGGCCGACGGCGGCCATCGCCAGCGAATAGGGCAGGATGATCCGCAACGTGTCGACCGTCAGCGGCACCTGCGGCCAGGCGAGGCTCGGCAGGCCGTCGGGCAGTCGCCCCATGTCGCCGACCGTGTTCACCGGCAGCCCGAACCCGATGCTGATCGCGCTTAGCACCAGGATCGCCACCAGCGGCGACGGCACCGCCTTCGTCACGCGCGGCACGCCGTAGATGATCGCCAGCCCGCCCGCGACCATCGCATAGGTCTGCCAGCCGACGCCGGTCAGTTGCGGAAGCTGCGCCATGAAGATCAGGATCGCCAATGCGTTGACGAAGCCGGTGATGACCGAGCGCGACACGAACTGCATCAGCAGGTCGAGCCGCAGCAGCCCGGCGACGATCTGGATCAGCCCCATCACGATCGTCGCGGCGAAGAGGTATTCGACACCGTGATCGCGCACCAGCGGGCCGACGAGCACGGCGACGGCCGCGGTGGCGGCGGAGATCATGCCCGGTCGTCCGCCGATCAGCGCGATGGTGATCGCGATCGCGACCGAGGCGTAGAGGCCGACGCGCGGATCGACCCCGGCGATGATCGAGAAGCCGATCGCCTCCGGGATCAGCGCGAGTGCGACGACGATGCCGGCAAGGATGTCGCGGCGGGCGGCGGTGCCGTCAGTGAACCACTGGCGGCGATAGGTAGCGAAGTCGAAGGTCATCGAATGTCCACAACAGGGCACGGGCGCCGGGCGGCGCATCTCATCGGGTGCGTGTTGTTGTCCGGCGGATCGGCGGCCGGAATAGCCACCCGGGATTTCACCGGGTCCTTGCGAATGACCGCCCCATAGGCGAGCCGCACTGGTCGGCGCAACCGCCTGCGACTTGACCCGGGGGCGTGCGGGGCCAAGGTAACGCGGATGATCGATCCGCGCGCCGCGACACTGGATCTACTCGCGCGCCGACGCGCAGGCGCGACGATCTGCCCGAGCGAAGTGGCACGCGCCCTTTCCCGGGACGACTGGCGCGCTGCGATGCCGTCCGTGCACGCGGCGATCGACGGGCTGGTCCGCGACGGGGCGGTGCGGCTGAGCTGGAAGGGGCAGCGGTTGGCGACGCGATCGGGACCCTACAGGATCGCCCTTTCCGGCAACGATTGAGGCCGGTTCCCCTCCCGCGTCGATCGGGAGTGCGGTATCGCCCGGAGATGGCGAGAAAGAAGCGCTACCTGACCGCGACGATGGCGGATGGTTATGTGAAGACGATCGGTCCCACCGCCGCGCCGTTCACGCATTACTGGCGGATCGTCGCGCATCTGCGCGATGGAAAGACCGAGGTGTTCTGGGGGCACGCCACCTCCGCCCGCGAGGCGGCGAGCAAGAAGGCGCTGACCGAACAGGCCGCGAGGCGCTACGGCTGGCGCAGCTTCGATTTCGAGATAGCCGAGCTCACCGAACATTGACGCCCTGCATCGGGAGGCCGATCGCTGGTCGCCTCCCGCGCCGGGCGGCGTTAAGGTGTTGCGATTACCGGCAGCCGCTTGCCGATGCTCCCTGAAGGATGCCGATCATCTTCCTCATCTTCCTGATCCCGGCGCTCTACGTCGCGTCCCGCACCCTCTGGCCGCTGGCGCTGCCGTTGTGGAGCAAGGTCGTCGTGGCGGTGCTCCTGCTGGGCGTGTCGCAATATCACCTCTGGAGCCGGCTATCCTCGGGATCGGTCTTCGCACCCGAGTTCCCGCGCCCGATCGTGATCCTCTTCAACTGGGCCTTCGGCGCGCTGGTGCTGCTGATGATCCTTCAGATCGTTCTCGATCTCGGCTTGCTGGCGACGGCCGTCGTCCGATGGCAGCGCGCCGGGTTACCGGATGCGGCGCGCTATGGGGCAGTCGGTCTGGCGACGCTGGCCAGCGCGATCGCGGTCGCCAATGCGGTGCGGGTGCCGCCGATCAGGGACGTCGAAGTGGCGATCGCGGGTCTGCCGCCGCAGTTCCAGGGATATCGCATCCTTCAACTGACCGATCTTCATATCAGCAAGCTGTTCCCGGCCGCCTGGGCCAGCGCTGTCGTGGCGCGCGCCAATGCGGCGGGCAGCGACGTGATCGTCGTCACGGGTGATTTCATCGATGGCTCGGTCGACATGCGACGCGAGGATGTGGCGCCGCTTCAAGCGCTTGAAGCTCCCGACGGCGTCTGGGCGATACCCGGCAACCACGAATATTTCTTCGATTACGGCGCGTGGATGCGGCACCTGACCTCACTCGGTTTCCGGATGCTGCCGAATGCCCATACCGTCGTCCGGCGCGGTGGCGCGGAACTCGTCATCGCGGGCGTGACCGACCTGTCCGCCCCGAGCGTCGGCGAGGCAGCCCCGGACGTGGGGCTGGCGCTGCGTGGTGCGCCGGCCGGGGCGCCGATCGTCCTCCTCGATCATCAGCCGCGGCGGGCCCGGGACGCTGCGGCGAAGGGCGTCGCGCTCCAATTGTCCGGCCACACGCATGGCGGCATGATCGTCGGTCTGGACCGGCTCGTCGCCCGCGCCAACGCCGGTTTCGTCGCGGACCGCTATCAGGTCGGCGACATGACCCTCTACGTCAGCAACGGCACCGGGCTGTGGCCGGGCTTCGCGCTCCGCCTCGGTGTGCCGTCGGAGATGACCCGCGTCACCTTGCGGGCGAAGTCGTGACGGATCGATGCCGCCGCAACTATTGACGGTCGCGCCGGACCGCCACCATCAGCGCCCTATGACCATCTCGCTGGCCGACGCGCGACGCATGGCCCTCAAGGCGCAGAGCTTCGGCCGGCCACAGCCGCCACGGGTCACCGCGGCGCACCTTCGCCAGGTCGCCGATCGCACCGGCCTGTTCCAGATCGATAGCGTCAACGTCCTCGCTCGCGCGCATTACCTGCCGGCCTTCTCCCGGCTCGGCGATTATGATCGCTCGCTGCTCGAAGGCTCCGCCTGGGGTCCGAAGCGTCAGCGCCGGTTCTTCGAATATTGGGCGCATGAGGCGTCGTTGCTGCCGCTCGACCTTCATCCGTTCCTGCGTTGGCGGATGGCGCGCGCCGACCGGGGCGAGATCGGCTATCGCGCGCTGCGTCGCTTCGCCACCGAGCGCCGTCGCGAGGCGGACGCCGTGCTTGCCCGCGTCGCCGCCGAGGGCCCGCTGACCGCCGCCGACTTCGAGAACGGCACAAGCCGCAGCGGCTGGTGGGAATGGAGCGACGTCAAGCACGCGCTCGAATGGCTGTTCTGGTCGGGCCGGATCACGATCGCAACACGGCGGGGCAGCTTCGCGCGGGTGTACGACCTGCCAGAGCGGGTGCTGCCCGCGGCCATTCTCGCCATGCCGACGCCGACCGTCGCCGAGGCGCAGCGTGCGCTGATCGAGCGTAGCGCGCGGGCGCTCGGCATCGCGACCGCGGCCGACCTGCGCGACTACTACCGGCTGAAGCCCGACGAGGCCGATCACGCCATCGCCGATCTGGCGGAGGATGGCGTGCTGGTCCCCGTCCGTGTCGAAGGCTGGAGCCAGAAGACGTGGCGGCACCGCGACGCTTCGCCGCCCCGGCGGGTGCGCGGGGCGGCCTTGCTGGCGCCGTTCGATCCACTGATCTGGGAACGCAGCCGCACCGAGCGGTTGTTCGGCTTCCGCTACCGGATCGAGATCTACGTGCCGCAGGACCGGCGCACCCACGGCTATTACGTGCTGCCGTTCCTGCTGGACGAGGCGTTGGTCGCCCGGGTCGACCTCAAGGCGGACCGGCAAGCGGGCGTGCTGCTGGCGCATCGCATCACGCTTGAGCCAGGGGCGCCCGACGATACGCTGCCGCGCCTGGACGTCGAACTGGAGCGCATGGCGACATGGCTCGGCCTGTCGGGTGTTCGCATCGGGGCGATCGTACGTCCCAGTTGATCCGTCATTCAAGCGTCGGCGAGCTCGCCTGCGATCACGGCCAAGGCGTGATCCACGAACCGGTCCTTTTCACCGACCGGCGCGACATAGTGCAGCGCCTCGCGCGCCAAGTCGGGCGAGCCGCCGCGCGCGATCATCCAGGCGGCGAGGTACGGTGCCGCGAGGCAGCCGCCGGCCGTGGCGACGTTGCCATGCGCGGCGAAAGGGGCGTCGATGACCGTGACGCCCGCCTCGACGACCCACGGCTTGGTGGTGAGATCGGTGCAGGCCGGCAGATCGCCGATCAGTCCCAGCTTCGCCAGCAGCAGCGTGCCCGAACATTGCGCCGCGATGAGTTGCCTCGCCGGATCGAGGCGCAGGCGCGCCAGCATTGCCGGATCGGCGGCGATCTCGCGTGTGCAATAGCCGCTGCCGATCAGGACCGCGTCCGCCTCCTCGACGAATTCGAGCGGGCGTTGGCGGTGCACGATGACGCCGTTCGGCGACGTCACCGTCGCGGTCGGCGCGGTGATGTGCGCGGTCCAGCCATGCGGGCGCAGCCGGTTGAGGATCGCGGCGGCGACGAACGAGTCGAGCTCGTTGAAGCCGTCGAAGGTGAGGATCGCGACCTGCATCAGCCGTGCACCGAACCGCTGAACATGGTCCTCGTCGCGCCGGCGACCCAGACCTGTCCGGTGTCGTCCTGCGAGACGTGGATGCGCCCGGTGCGTCCCAGCCGGGTGCCTTGCGCGGCGACGTAGCTGCCGCTCGCGCGGCCGCTGGCGAACAGCCACTGACCGACCGAGGCGTTGAGGCTGCCGGTGACCGGATCTTCGATCAGCCCGCCATGCGCGTCGGTGAAGAGGGCACGCAGTTCGAACGCCACGTCGCCACCGGGGACGTGCGGCCCGACGATGCCGATGTCGATATGCTCCGGGTGATGCCGCGCCGGTTCGACCGCCAGCACCGCCTCGGCCGATTCCAGCAGAACCGCGATCCAGCCGGGGCCATTGTCCGCCCAGGCAGCATCGACGATCGCCGCGCGGTCGATCCGCAGCAACTCGGCGACTTGGGCGATCTCGGCCTCGGTCGGCGTGCCGCCGCGCAGCAGCGGTGGGGCGGCAAAAGCAAGCTGATCGCCATCGCGCCGGATCGTCACCAGTCCGACGCCGCATTCCTGCACGATCACGCCCTCCTGCCTGGGCTGACCACCGGCTTCCGACCACGCATGCGCGCTGCCCAGCGTCGGGTGGCCGGCAAAGGGCAGCTCATGGGCCATGGTGAAGATCCGGACGCGATAGTCAGCGGCCGGATCGGTCGGCGGCAACAGGAAGGTCGTCTCCGAGAAGTTGAGCCAGCCGGCGATCGCCTGCATCTCCTGCGAAGACAGACCCTCGGCGTCGGCGATGACCGCCAGTGGATTGCCGGTCAGCGGATCGGTGCCGAACACGTCGACGAGGCGGAAGGGGCGGGTCACGGTCTCGGTTCTCCTGCAAATGGTGACGCGTGCTACCCCGCGGCGGCTGATGCGAACAGGCACGGACCGATACGATCGTGCCGAACTGTATTGGTGGAAACAGCAGCACGATGGGCATCCAGGCCGACAAGACCCGCACCGGCATGGTGGCGCGCACGATCCGCGACCGCATCGAGGCGCGGGCGTTGACGCCGGGCGCGCGGCTCCCGTCGATCCGCGCGATGGCGGAGACGAGCAACGTCGCGCGCTCGACGGTGGTTGACGCCTATGACCGGCTAGCTGCCGAGGGGGTGATCCGGTCGCGTCCCGGGTCGGGCTTCTATGTCGCCGCGCCGCTCGCACCGCTGGCGCTGGATCGGCTCGGCGCCACGCAGGAGCGCGAGGTCGATCCGTTGTGGATGCTGCGACAGTCGCTGGGCGAACAACGGCATGACCTGATGCCGGGATGCGGCTGGCTGCCGGACGACTGGTTGGCGAGCGAAGCACTTCGCAAGGCGATGCGCGCCGCTGCGCGGGCCGGCGGCGACGGCGTGCTGGCCGGCTATGCCTCGCCACGCGGCTCGCTGCAGCTTCGCGTCCTCTTGGCCCGCAGGATGGCGGATCAGGGGATCGAGGCCGGCCCCGACCAGATCCTGCTGACCGATAGCGGCACCCATGCGCTCGATCTCGTCTGTCGCTTCCTGCTGCAACCGGGCGACGCCGTGCTGGTCGACGATCCCTGTTACTTCAACTTCCTCGCGCTGCTGCGGGCGCACCGGGCCAAGGTAATCGGCGTGCCGATGACGCCGACGGGCCCCGATGTCTCCGCCTTCGCCGAGGCAGCCGCGGTGCATCGTCCGCGTTTCTATCTGACCAACTCCGGCATCCATAACCCGACCGGCACCTCGCTCGGCGCGCCGACCGCGCACCGCCTGCTCAAGATCGCCGAGGCCCACGACATGACTGTCGTCGAGGACGACATCTTCGCCGATTTCGAGCATGCGGCATCGCCGCGACTGGCGGCGTTCGACGGGCTCGACCGGACGATCCGGATCGGCAGCTTCTCCAAGTCGCTGTCGGCGGCGGTGCGCTGCGGGCACATCGCCGCGCGGCCCGACTGGATCGAGGCGCTCGCCGACCTGCGCATCGCGACCTCGATGGCCGGTAGTCCGCTGGCGGCCAACCTGCTCCATGCCGTGCTGACCGACGGCAGCTATCGCCGCCATGTCGAGGGCGTGCGCACCCGGCTCGCGCGGGCCACGGCGCGGGTGAGCAAACGGCTGCGCGCGGCCGGCATCGAGCCGTGGATCGAGCCGGCGGCGGGCATCTTCCTGTGGGCGCGGCTGGCGGACGGTGTCGATGCCGTCGACTTGGCCCGCCGTGCCATCGGCGACGGCATCGTGCTGGCGCCCGGCCCGGTGTTCAGCACCAGCGGCGGGTGGCGCGACCACATGCGGTTCAACGTCGCTATGAGCGACGACGATCGCCTGTCCGCTTTCCTGGAACGCGCGCACCGATAGCCGCCGACGCGAACGTGGCCATCGCGTTGTTCCGATAAGTGGTACGCGCAAGTCGGTGAGCGACGAGGAAAGCGGCCGCATAGTGAGGGAGGAGGAAATTCAGGCGCAACAGCGCAATTTGGCGGGGCGGCCAAATTGCGGTGCGCCGCCGGTGCCTGATCGGCCGCGGCGGGTCCTCCAACCTGACGGTTTCCGGAAGGCGGTTCGAGAGGGGTATTGTGTGGTCCGCGGGGCGCGTCGACAATCAGGGGCATGTCGACGTCCGGGTCCATCGGTGAAGAGCCTGCGGTGTTCGCGCACCACGTGCGTGCGCTTCTCGCCCGGCAGCGGCGCGAGGACGAGGAAGCGATTGCCGGGTCCCTGAAGCGGACCGGCTTCCGCGCGCAGGGCGACGATCGCGAGGGCCGCGGTTTGCAAGTCCGCCCGCTTACAGCCGG
The sequence above is drawn from the Sphingomonas adhaesiva genome and encodes:
- a CDS encoding helix-turn-helix transcriptional regulator, which codes for MARSDRLMRLLDALRRLPKPVTATRLARETEVSTRQLYRDIATLRAGGVLIDGTAGYGYTLTEDPALPPQSFSRLEIEALMLGAASLGDFGDEALATAGRNALARIVATLPDRQARQAAHATMRSWRPPEPRAAITIDLDLLREACWDEFSVRIAYRDKSGRRTEREILPLGLSYSPKTLMLVGWCLLREAHRTFEVPRIEALARGGSSFRPRRVQLLRDYVVLRTAEWKRQEEEARPRS
- a CDS encoding SulP family inorganic anion transporter; this translates as MTFDFATYRRQWFTDGTAARRDILAGIVVALALIPEAIGFSIIAGVDPRVGLYASVAIAITIALIGGRPGMISAATAAVAVLVGPLVRDHGVEYLFAATIVMGLIQIVAGLLRLDLLMQFVSRSVITGFVNALAILIFMAQLPQLTGVGWQTYAMVAGGLAIIYGVPRVTKAVPSPLVAILVLSAISIGFGLPVNTVGDMGRLPDGLPSLAWPQVPLTVDTLRIILPYSLAMAAVGLLESLLTAQIVDDMTDTDSDKRRECAGQGGANIVAALFGGMGGCAMIGQSVINVTSGGRGRLSTFVAGAFLLFLLAVLGPFVGRVPMPALVAVMVMVSIGTFSWNSIPNLRRHPPTSSVVMLTTVVVVVATRDLSLGVLAGVLLSGIFFAGKVQRMFSVERSVSPDGTEATYRVAGEIFFASVDRFTRAFQAGDSASRIVIDVTAAHFWDISGVGALDKIVARLRREGRLVEVVGYNRASADLIDRFALHDKTGVEMGLAPH
- a CDS encoding DUF3253 domain-containing protein, with product MIDPRAATLDLLARRRAGATICPSEVARALSRDDWRAAMPSVHAAIDGLVRDGAVRLSWKGQRLATRSGPYRIALSGND
- a CDS encoding metallophosphoesterase: MLLLGVSQYHLWSRLSSGSVFAPEFPRPIVILFNWAFGALVLLMILQIVLDLGLLATAVVRWQRAGLPDAARYGAVGLATLASAIAVANAVRVPPIRDVEVAIAGLPPQFQGYRILQLTDLHISKLFPAAWASAVVARANAAGSDVIVVTGDFIDGSVDMRREDVAPLQALEAPDGVWAIPGNHEYFFDYGAWMRHLTSLGFRMLPNAHTVVRRGGAELVIAGVTDLSAPSVGEAAPDVGLALRGAPAGAPIVLLDHQPRRARDAAAKGVALQLSGHTHGGMIVGLDRLVARANAGFVADRYQVGDMTLYVSNGTGLWPGFALRLGVPSEMTRVTLRAKS
- a CDS encoding winged helix-turn-helix domain-containing protein, with the translated sequence MTISLADARRMALKAQSFGRPQPPRVTAAHLRQVADRTGLFQIDSVNVLARAHYLPAFSRLGDYDRSLLEGSAWGPKRQRRFFEYWAHEASLLPLDLHPFLRWRMARADRGEIGYRALRRFATERRREADAVLARVAAEGPLTAADFENGTSRSGWWEWSDVKHALEWLFWSGRITIATRRGSFARVYDLPERVLPAAILAMPTPTVAEAQRALIERSARALGIATAADLRDYYRLKPDEADHAIADLAEDGVLVPVRVEGWSQKTWRHRDASPPRRVRGAALLAPFDPLIWERSRTERLFGFRYRIEIYVPQDRRTHGYYVLPFLLDEALVARVDLKADRQAGVLLAHRITLEPGAPDDTLPRLDVELERMATWLGLSGVRIGAIVRPS
- a CDS encoding DJ-1/PfpI family protein, with protein sequence MQVAILTFDGFNELDSFVAAAILNRLRPHGWTAHITAPTATVTSPNGVIVHRQRPLEFVEEADAVLIGSGYCTREIAADPAMLARLRLDPARQLIAAQCSGTLLLAKLGLIGDLPACTDLTTKPWVVEAGVTVIDAPFAAHGNVATAGGCLAAPYLAAWMIARGGSPDLAREALHYVAPVGEKDRFVDHALAVIAGELADA
- a CDS encoding PhzF family phenazine biosynthesis protein — protein: MTRPFRLVDVFGTDPLTGNPLAVIADAEGLSSQEMQAIAGWLNFSETTFLLPPTDPAADYRVRIFTMAHELPFAGHPTLGSAHAWSEAGGQPRQEGVIVQECGVGLVTIRRDGDQLAFAAPPLLRGGTPTEAEIAQVAELLRIDRAAIVDAAWADNGPGWIAVLLESAEAVLAVEPARHHPEHIDIGIVGPHVPGGDVAFELRALFTDAHGGLIEDPVTGSLNASVGQWLFASGRASGSYVAAQGTRLGRTGRIHVSQDDTGQVWVAGATRTMFSGSVHG
- a CDS encoding aminotransferase-like domain-containing protein gives rise to the protein MGIQADKTRTGMVARTIRDRIEARALTPGARLPSIRAMAETSNVARSTVVDAYDRLAAEGVIRSRPGSGFYVAAPLAPLALDRLGATQEREVDPLWMLRQSLGEQRHDLMPGCGWLPDDWLASEALRKAMRAAARAGGDGVLAGYASPRGSLQLRVLLARRMADQGIEAGPDQILLTDSGTHALDLVCRFLLQPGDAVLVDDPCYFNFLALLRAHRAKVIGVPMTPTGPDVSAFAEAAAVHRPRFYLTNSGIHNPTGTSLGAPTAHRLLKIAEAHDMTVVEDDIFADFEHAASPRLAAFDGLDRTIRIGSFSKSLSAAVRCGHIAARPDWIEALADLRIATSMAGSPLAANLLHAVLTDGSYRRHVEGVRTRLARATARVSKRLRAAGIEPWIEPAAGIFLWARLADGVDAVDLARRAIGDGIVLAPGPVFSTSGGWRDHMRFNVAMSDDDRLSAFLERAHR